The stretch of DNA GCATTCATCAAGTCCAGAAGAGAATAGACTAACCAAATCAAATCTAAAATTAGTCAATGCTGCTGCTATCAGTGTGGAAAGCTGCAGGCACAACTGATGTAGGCTGAACCAGGCTTACCACTGTATATCAATGAGCCAATAGTACTAACTCTTAAACTCTGTTTTCCCTCCTATAAATAACCCGTGCCACGATTAATTCAGATTAGCCAGAAAATTTTCACAGCCTTACACACTTACACTTACGTCAATCAAATAATGTATTAATGTTTCATGTGTGTTCTATTGGTCGAACAAAAGTAAAAGTGTCGATGAACATTTGGAATCTGAAAGAATCATGAGCCCGATTCCATTGCCCAAATCTGAGGGTAAATAGATTAAAGCAATAGAAAATGGAGAAGAAAAAGATCCATGAGCTCCCAATAATTTATGCTAACTTGATTCTACCTCAACCTTCCTCTCAAATCTTATTGGAATAGCAGAAAGAACAGACTGGTGATGAACTCAATGCTGACCACAACATGTTTGTTAACCCATTTATTAGCACAACTCATGGAACCTGAAATGGCGCCATTGGTACccgattttttttctttcctttgtCGCGCCACCAAACTACCTTGAATTGGCACTGGTGGTACGTGCATAGGCACGCTCCGATCATAGAAAATCTGCATACTTTCAATCGTCGAATCTATGTAAAAAGTGGACAAAAGTCTATGGCACCTCCCTGAACCGAAACTGTTGCTTGCTGCTTGGACAGAAACGTGTGCCTGGACCATGTGCGGGCATGAGGAGGGCAGCCACACTCTGACTTTGGCAATTGGCAGTAGTGGGGGGACATGGACGGACACATGGTGCAGGGAGCTTGCATCTATGCCGGAGGCCTACACCATTTTAGCAACCTGGCGGATAGCCAGCGTCGTCGAAAGTAGCCATGGAAGGCTGGAACCATATGCGTGCCGGATTGCCGGCCGGGGCCGCCGTGGGCGAGCGCCACACAAGGTGCCCGCGCGCTGTCTGCAACTCTGCTCTGCCTAGCGAGGTCCCGCCGCGCCCAACAGAGCGAGCTCACTCGAGAGCTAGCAGCGTGGGGGAGTGGTCGGTGGAGCCCCCGCGCGCGTGAGCGGGCGGGGCACTCGCATCGCGCTCCCTCCCTCGCTGCCGGACGTGTGGCCAGTGGCCACGTAAAGGCACGGGCCGGCCGCGTCAGGGGATAGGAAAGGAGTGGCGCGCAGGCGCAGCGCACtgtggcggccggcgcgggcacgggcgcggcgcggcgcgaaaCCGGCCGGGCCGGTGGGCGCCGCGTCGCACTGGTGCCGCCGCGTGCCCCCGGGGCCCAGCTACGAACGAAACGAGTGGCGGCGCCGGGCGCTGCTGCTGGTCGGTGGGGTGCCGCGGCCCGCCGCGCTCAGGGCGCTACTAGCTAGTGGCCTAGTGCGCTTACCAACCAGACCCGGGCCGTGCCGATCCGATCCCGACCACAACGAGCTCCGGCGGTGGCGTGCCCGTGCGGCCGTGTCGACGCGCGGCGCCCGAGCTCCCAGCCCTGGTGAGCGAGCACGCACTAGGCGTGCGTGCGTCATGCGTGCGTGTGACCGTGGCAGTGAGGGTTGTTGGTCGGTTACTGGGACAACGCTGGTCACAGCCGCGTACTAGGGACTACGACATCCACATCGGGCTCGAAGCGACTGTGACGGCCGGCGTTCTGTTCGTCCGGTTCGGGATCCAGTCTACTCCAGCCGGTTTACTAGTAAGAgtctgcggcggcggcggcggcggctccctgATTCCCCTCGCGGTCGCCGATCGGAGCGCCCGGCGTCGGCGTTCGTGGAATTTACCTCTCTGGCTCCGGCGGCAGCCTCTCCACGCAGCCTTCAGAGCGAATCGATCCGAGAACGCTGCTACTTACTTCCCGTTAATTCCAAGCGAGCGCGAGCGCGTGCGAGCACGTTGTTGACGCTGCTCTCAGTCTCGGTCTCACGATCTTTTGCACGGTGGTGCTGCTGCTGTATGGCTAGCTAGATGGCTAGTGCTCGTTCACGTCTCTGGGTTAAGCTTTTCGATCGTCGTCGTTTCTAGAACTCTGAAGGCAGGAAAAAATCAAGGATGCGCTTGCTTTATCCGGATCATCGACAGGAATCGCGATCCGATATTTTATAAAAACACCCCTagtatttttcaaaaaaaaacctCTTCTCCTCCGTCTGGGTTCGTTCTCCCCTCCCCAAGCAATCATGCGTGCGCCCCCTCGCATGATAGCCTACGGACCGAAGGATCATAGGAGACGCCCCTATCAGCTAGACCATCATGACGCCGGGACCGGTGTCCGCGCCGGTCGCAGCATCCAAGCTTATCACGCAAGACAGGTCGTACCGGCCGCCCTCCTCTACCAGGCGTAGGGTAACGATCAGCAGGGCGCCTCGACCTcagaagggaggtccgggccctcACCGCCGACAGGAGGGCCGCCCCCGGCGCAACAGGGGCGAGCCGCAAAGCACGACGGCGCCACTCCCTGCCACAGGGATGGCGGACAAAGACCGGAGCCTTGCCAGGCGGCGTCGCGGGATTGGTGAGCAGGACCCGGCATCGGGACACAGCGAGGCACGACCGACAGAAGGGCCCGGGACAAGATAAGTGTAGCAACGCCGATCTCTCTCCCGGGATGTCGACCTCGGGAGGCGAGCACCTCTTTCTCACGCATTATAGACTAGCCCACGGGCATAAGGCGGAGCTCACTCCCACCGCTAGGAGCTAGCACCCAGTATTCTGATACGAGGAATACCAAGAACACCACTTACACTGGACCTACTTAGCGCATTTGCCGCTAAATTTACAGCCCAACGAACAAACACCAACACAACCATTATTCTATTATAAAAAACCTAATGTTCTAAAGCTCATTTCAATTATCATTTTGCTGTTCAGTCCCTCTCTACATACCTGTGGGTCATACATAAACACCGATAAACCATGCTCACTACTCACCACATTAGTTCATTTTTATTAATCAGAGGTCACCTAGCAATTATAAATGCAAAATAGTGATTGATACAATAAGCAAAAACAACAAGCATTAGGGAAGAAACAAAGTAGGCAAAAGCTAGACCAAGGATGGTATATCTACTGAATTTTGATGAAGTTACTCTTGGGTACATTAAACATAGATCTTTGTTCTAAATCATTTAAATTAAAAAACAGTGAACCTTGAAATGATAACGATAGCAGTCCATAAAAAATGTACATGGACTAACCTTTTCTCCTTGGAAATCTAATTTCACAGTATGTATGCTTGCAGTATCACTCAGAACTTCACTTGACACACATCTTTGATGAATGATGATCCTCTTGGGCAAGGAATATGAGGTATAATTCCTTCAGGGATGGATTGACACCAAattaggggggggggggatggggCCGAAGTATCCCCCTCGAGATGCTCCAGTTCTGGCAGGCGAACAACCTCAAGTCTTCCGTACAGGCAAAAATGGAGTTTTGAGTTCGCTGCATCTACTTTTTGTGCCCCATTCGATTCTGGATCACAGTTTGAGAGATACAGGTGGTAAAGCAGCTGGCAGCAGCCAGAACAGTCAAATAGGTGATGATTGATGTGTTGATGCCCCATTTAGCAAAGCGCAAGGTGTGTAGAGACAGTCTTACGAGGCAATGAAATAGGCTACGATAAGACTGCCTCCAACAACGGGCAGGCAAATTGGCTATGCATTTCAACATTTAGCTGCCCCCTGCAATTTGCGTGGCCAGCTAAGACCATCTGCAGCCCATCCCTGTATCTCGTTTCGGTATCCTTTGGCGGAACGATTTAGCGAAAAAAAGTACGCAGCCGGTTCCGCCACGGTCTCCACTACGCTGGAGTAGACTCCCGGTTCCGGCAAATACAGCGGAATCCTTTCGTTCCTCCATCGGTCCATCCCCTGTTGCGATGTCATCTCTCTCCCCCAGCCAAGTATCTCGCGCGCTCGGCTGGAAGGGCGAAGGCGGAGGCGGAGCGCGGGCGAGGAGGTCCAATCTTGGCGACTCTCCGGTTGGGCGCCCTGGAGAGGAAGACGGCGTGCAAGGCGACGGCAGCGGGAGGCGCTGCAAGCCTGGAGGAGCCATGTCCTCTTCGTAGATCTGAGgagtgcggcggcggaggagggagcGGGGCTTTCCCGGCCTACGAAGGGAAGGCGAGAGAGGAGAGCTCGCCTGAGAAGAAGTTGCCGGTGCCGTCCGTGCAGGCTGGGAAGCGGCAGCGGCCAGATCCAGGCGGATCCCGTACCTCGTCGGACGAGAGCTCCACCGGCCATTCAGAGCGGGGGCGACGAAGCCGCAGGTGCGTTTTTCCTTCTCTGTGTGTTCGTTGTATTTGGTTGCATGCCGATCTGGTAGGACATGGAACCAGTGGCGGAGGATGGCCAAAAAATGAGGTGTGGCGGGTggcggcgcgccggcggcggggcaggggcgggcTGCGGGGGCGCCGCGCGCGGGGGGTGGGGCGGCGACctggggcggcgccggggcggggggcggcgacttgggccggcggggggggggggggtggggcggCGCGCCGGGGCGGGGGGTGGGGCGGCGCGCTGGGGCGGGCGGCGACCTGGGGTGGGGCGGCGCACctggggcgggggcggcgaccTAGGGCGGCGcgccggggcgggggcggcgacctggggcggggggcggcgacCTGGGGCGGCGGCAGGGCAGGGGCGGGCTGCGGGGGCGCCGTGCGCTCGGGgtgggccgggggggggggtggggcgaCACGccggggcggggggcggcgatCTGGCGGCAACCGGGAAGAAGAACACGAAGGGGGAGGAGGAACTGAGGAGGAAGGGCGGCATGGTAACTTGGACGAGTTGAAGGCGGCGTCGGGATTGCAGTTCTGCGAGTTGAAGACGAATCTGTAGAAAATGAATGGACGATTGTAGGTTTCTTTGAATAGGCTTGAAGTTGGATTTGTTCCCACATTTTCAGGATGGACCCAACCCAATTCCAGCAGCCTGATAGAAATAGGCATGGTGGCAATCCTCCGTACCAAGGCGGCTTGAACCCGTACGTGTTTATGTACCAGACCGGCCCAAGTGCTTGGAACCCCAATCAGGTCATGCATCCGGGAATGCCTCCCATGACTGCAGCAGGTATGTTTCCCATGACTGCAGCAGGTATGCCTCCACCCAATGCTGGAGGTATGCATCCACACATGTCACCACAATTGCAGCCTTCAGCAAATGTAGATGAAATGCACAATCCAACGGATGACGAGGTAGAGGAGGTAGCAATTGTTGGTGGTCCATCAAATGGAGGTAGGAAAAGAGGGGGCAGTAATACCAAATTGGCCAACTTTGCAGTAGAGGAAGATGTCAACATTGTGAGGTCATGGCTAGAGATAAGTTGTGACCCAATTGTGAACACTGGCCAGAAGAGAGACAACTTCTGGGATCGTGTTATGAAACAATACAATGGGAGGCGGGGTTCATTCCCAAAAAGGACGTTGAGGTCTGTCCAGTCTCGCTGGGATAAGATCAAACAAGAAGCAACGAAGTTCACTGGGTACGTGGCAAAGGCTATTCGGGATGACGCTAGTGGGACATCGGACGCTGATAAGGTACGCCATTGTTTGTGATTGCTGCGATCGGTGCTCGATTGTTGATGTAATTTCAGTTCTATTTATTGTTAATGTTCTGTGACTCCTATGTCCACTTGCAGACAACCTTAGCAGCATCCGACTTTGCTGCTATTGAGGGATACAATTTTCAGTTCATGCATTGCTGGGACCTGATGAAGGATGAGCCCAAATGGCAAGACGTAAAGCAGAGAAGTTCGAAAACAGTTGGTTCTAACACTATTGACTTGGATGGGGATGAGGCATCACCAGCAGGCACCGGCAAGAGGCCAATTGGTAGGGATGCAGCAAAAGCTTGCAAGAAGAAGTGTCCATCTGGATCGACATCATCTTCGGAATACGCTTCCAATCTGCAAGACCTCTCATTGCAAAAGATGACAATGTGGCAAGAAGAAAATTCAAAGAAAGTAAACCGCTTTGACCATCTTGCAAGTATTGAAGAAAAGAGGTTCGATGAGATGCGTGAACACAACAAGTCCATCCTACAGCTTGAGGAGGAGAAGATAAAGATCATGCGCGACAAACTCAATATGCAGATgcaagagaaggagagggagagacttGAAAGAGAGAAGCAAGAAGATGAGAGGATTCTTAAGGTGGACCTTGATTCTTGCGCACCTGAGCTTCGCATGTATTACGAGGCGCTTCGTGAGGAGATACTGCACAAGGTGTCAGCAAGAAGGCAGAGGAGCCGCCAAGTGTGAACTATCATTTATTTGTTGTAAGTCTTGAACTATCATTTATTTATTTGTGTGTTGTAAGTCTTGAACTATTTATTTCTTGTAAGTCTTGAACTATCATTTATTTATTTGTGTGTTGTAAGTCTTGAACTATCATTTATTTATTTGTGTGTTGTAAGTCTTGAATTATTTATTTGTTGTAAGTTTTGAACTATTTATTTGTTGTAAGTCTTGATCAGTTTATTTTAGATTTGAACAGTGAGATTTATCTGGTGTGCCCTCTTGTGAGTGCAATACAAGATAAtacacatttttatttaattgcCATACAAGCTGACCTTACAAACTGGACATACAAACTGACCTTACAAACTGGACATACAAACTAACCCTTACAAACTTGACATACGAACATATAATGATCGCTAGAGAGTACACATCCTTAGAATACAAATATTCATTACACATACAAATAAGCATACGCATGCTACTCTGCATTGACTCCCAACCTTGCCCACTGGTGCTCAATGAGATCGTACTGCAGTTGGTGGTGTGCAGTCCTGTTCCGGAGCCTGTGCTGTGCCTGAATGAACTCGTTCCTTTCTTGAGTGTTGCGGTATGGGACGGCAAGCTGTCCTACTCGATCGAAGCTTGTGTTTCGTGCACCTGGCCCTTCATCTTCGACAATCATGTTGTGCATTATTATACATGCCTGCATGATGTCACTAAGATTAGCACGATCCCAACCGTATGCTGGCCCACGCAACACACCCCACCTTGCTTGGAGGACACCAAACGCCCGTTCAATGTCCTTTCGGGCTCCTTCTTGGCACTTAGCAAAGTGTTTGGTCTTTGTCTCCATAGGGTGGCGAACGGTCTTAACAAAAGTTGGCCATTCTGGGTAAATCCCATCGGCAAGGTAGTACCCCATATTATATGTGTTCCCGTTAACAGCAAATGAAACCGGAGTCGCCTGGCCTTGGACGTACGATGAGAACACGGGAGACCTATGAAGCACATTAATATCGTTGCAACTACCTGGCATACCAAAGTAAGCATGCCAGATGTGAAGATCCTTAGAAGCAACTGCCTCTAGGATCATGGTTGGATGTTTACCGCGACCCGTAAACATCCCTCTCCATCCAATTGGGCAGTTCTTCCACTCCCAATGCATGCAATCGATGCTACCTAACATCCCTGGAAACCCACGGTCCTCGCCAATCTGCAGTAGCCTAGCAACATCATTTGTATTTGGAGCACGTAGGTAGTAATCCCCAAATACTTTGATGACAGCCGCACAGAAGTGCTGTAGAGCTTGACGAGCTGTGGACTCACCAATACGCACATACTCATCTACTGCGTCAGACGGCAAGCCATAAGCAAGAATTCGTAGGGATGCAACGACCTTCTGAAGACCCGTCAAGGGTGTCTGATGTAGTGCGTTGTATTTGTACATGAAGTATGGGTAGACGGCCGTGACGGCTTCGACTAGGCGCTCCACCACATGTCGTCGCATCCGGAACCTGCAAATCAAAATATCTTCATATGTTCACGAATCATATAGAATGATAAGTTTGGTATTTTGTCCATACCTTCTATGAAACTGAAAATCGTTGTACACAGGCTTCTCGCAGAAGTAGTCCAGGCGGATCCTCATATCCCCGGAACCATGGTCTCGTGGccggatttctttggggggccTGTTATTCCTACGACGAGATCCTTCGGCCTCCTCTATGGAGACCAACTCAAGCACAAGCTCGTCGTCATCATCAACCATGGCGGTGAAgtcgtcctcctcttcctcctccatcCTCCAATACTTTGCCAACGAGCTTGAGCCAGGGTACGCAGCCATTGGATATATTGTGGTTATGAACAAGCATACATGCAAGAGAGGTTGGCGCACAATATATACTTCGCGAGTAGCCTACAGAGAATATATTCGCTTCGTACTGGAGCACAATTGCACGAGCAGCACGTAGAGAATATATTCCCGCCGACGTGCCAAAAGTGACAGGATATGCAAGCCGATATGCAGGCCTTTGGGCACGGGCGAAATGCTGGAGTACGAGACATCCAAACGATGAAGCCATGCAACAGCCTTTGCACACCCACGGGCGAACTGCATGCAGATTCCATGCATGCTGGGTACATATATTATTTTTTAAGTGGATGAAGGTAGTTGATAGGAAATGAATAGAATAATTGGTAGTTGGATATGGAGGAAACATTTACAGGAATAGGAGTGCGAGAAAAGTTGGAGTAGAGTAAAGAATCTTGCTGACTAGGCTAGAATATTCCTTTTAGAGGAAAAATTTGGAGGAACAGGAGTGCGGATAGCCTAAAACCTTCTGCACCCAACAAAGCAGCTAAAATAGCTGTGGCCGTTGGCCCTATTTAATTTCGCGCCAAAGAATGGACGCGTTTTGTTTTCTCGCTTCAACGGAGCCACGCCGCTGCAGAGCTTGTCCGCGTCGAGCGCTTGAAGATGAGGTCTTGACGGTTGTGGACGGGGCAAATGCCTCGCGTGCTCCCACCAGCCAGTTTGGTTGTTCTCTCTCTTCCCATGTATTTTGCCTGGCCTGAATACCTGGCCCATTGGAGACGCTACAATACCCATCAGCCAGCTAAATTGCCTTTGCCTGTCCAAATACCTGGCCTGTTGGAGCCAGTCTAAGGACTAAAAAATGCCTCTCACAACACGAGCTTGCTACATGCACATGAGCCTGAAAAAAAAAGCAGAGACTTACAGAGTTGATTCCAATGGTAATACTTAAACCCCAATGATGCACAACTGTGAGAGGGAATTCTGGTTTTGGATTGTTGGAGAGCGTGACGAAGGAAAATTCCCTCCAACCAGCGAGCAGATCGAACTCTCTGCAATAATCCGACTGAAGGAAGAAACCGATCCATGTTGTATGGATGGAATGTTAGATAactaggcaattttcggtatattttaattccaaatattactagcaatttcatgatataattgagtgataatgtgtgaataagatatgtgtatgtgttcatgttattcttactAATAAGCATGAATAAAGAGTTAAACCACAATAGGTTTAGTAAGTACCCCAATGCGGGATCAGTGCTGagggcaccggttgcgccgttaccagctgtaatagacatgctattcgactggccttactcgaagtagccgaactatgtctgtaacattccatgttaacCTTTAGAAAGTTTGTTTAATGAAAATTGTGAATTTCCAAAAACTTTTGCTAATTATCTTGGTTTGGAGGGATTGATGAATTTTATTTGATTGGATTTTGAATTGCTTGATTCAAAttgtgtgggatttgaatttgaaagggcaaatcaaattcaaatccaaagcCTACCCTATAATACCCCTCGTGGGCCACCAGCCCACCGGCCAACGCAGCCCCAGGCCCAGCTGACCTCTTCCCCTTTGCCCTTTTTCCTTCCCCGCACGACATCGGCCCAGCGCCACCGGCCCAGCCCTTCATCGCGAACCATCGCGCCCCTTCGCCTTCCTtccgcccggggcagctgacgggcgggtcccacccgtcagctttccccttcctcctgaCCGCCCGTGACCCC from Panicum hallii strain FIL2 chromosome 3, PHallii_v3.1, whole genome shotgun sequence encodes:
- the LOC112885321 gene encoding glutathione S-transferase T3-like, which produces MPPMTAAGMFPMTAAGMPPPNAGGMHPHMSPQLQPSANVDEMHNPTDDEVEEVAIVGGPSNGGRKRGGSNTKLANFAVEEDVNIVRSWLEISCDPIVNTGQKRDNFWDRVMKQYNGRRGSFPKRTLRSVQSRWDKIKQEATKFTGYVAKAIRDDASGTSDADKTTLAASDFAAIEGYNFQFMHCWDLMKDEPKWQDVKQRSSKTVGSNTIDLDGDEASPAGTGKRPIGRDAAKACKKKCPSGSTSSSEYASNLQDLSLQKMTMWQEENSKKVNRFDHLASIEEKRFDEMREHNKSILQLEEEKIKIMRDKLNMQMQEKERERLEREKQEDERILKVDLDSCAPELRMYYEALREEILHKVSARRQRSRQV